Part of the Candidatus Protochlamydia phocaeensis genome is shown below.
TTGGAAGGTATCGAAGATTGAGTAAAGACTATGAATATTATCCCTCAACTTCTGAAGCTTTTATCTATTTGGCAATGTCTAAATTAATGCTAAAACGTTTGACAAACCAAGTTTTTTAACAGGCTCTTAGAAAAGAGAGAGTCTTTCTTACAAGCCGTGAACATCTCTGTCTGAGTGTACAATTAAATCTTTCAATGTCGCTCGTCTGACCAGATTGTTTGCTAACTGGATGGTGTTGACTCCAAAGAATGGTCTCATAGTAGACATTAAACTTATCTGTGAAATATGGCTTTTTTAATGATTCGGGCAATTTTGCAAAAAGAAGTTCGGTTGTCTTTTTATCACGAGGCCCGACTTGCCTTGTAAGAACTTGCCGACTCTTTTTATGTAGAACAAGCCATAACCATTGATCATTTTTTACCTCCATAACTCCAAAGCTCATTCTCCTCATTTACAATTACTTTATGTTTAAATCTTCTGGTAAATTCCCTATTATGAAGTCAATAAAATCCAATCGCATACTATCATCAAAAATTCGACAAATAAGAGAAACTCTTTCTAAAAGTGCTTTTCTTACAAACTTTCTTATTTGTTCATTAATGATTTTATCTTCTCTGTTTTTGCTAAATTGCTTGCCGCATTCCCGACAGCGAAAATTTTGCTTTTTATATCTTAACTATTCTTTTTTACCAAATCTGATCTACAGTATTAGCATTTCATTACTCTTTTTCATTAAATTATAACAACAAACTTATTTAACTATCATTTTATTGAATAATTTCACCTATTTAACATCCTCAAAATCGATTAAATAAAATAATTTAATTTATTTTTATAATAAATTAACATTTTAGCATTAAAATAAATTTAATAAAAGAATCAATAAACAATGATAAAAACATGAATCCTTTATCTAATAATACTGATTTAAAGCATCATTTTTATGGATTAGAACCTCTTAATAAAGAGGACAACTTTTCTGAAAAGATAAAAGCAGAAAACTTAGGTAGTCAGCTTTTTTCCTCTTTTGATCGCACTTCTAATTCTTTGAAAAAAGATAGGATTCAAAAGTTAGGAGCAACTGAACAACCGGTTTCTAATACTGACAACAACGATCAAATGAAAGCTGGTAAAAATCAATTGCAAGAGATCGTTTTTAAATCCATCCAAGACCCTTCCCATCTTTTTTTTGGTACTGATTTAATTGTTTTTAAAAATGAATATAAAGGACTCATGCCGTTAAACGGAATTAAAGAAAACGAATTACACCGAATCGTTTTGCTTCACCAACAGATTATTCAACAGCAAACGCCCTGCCTCATAGAGACTTCAAATAAGAAAGAAATAGGGGAAATGTTAAAATTATTAATGACAAGAAAACTCGGTCGGGCATTAATCGACCAAATTATTCCAAGCTATAAAAATGAAAACAAAAATCTAGTAATAAAATTGACATCGGATTCTGGATCGCGATTTTTATATCGAGATACAACACCCACCATAGAAATAAATGAAAACGATCCCCATTCCATTATGCGTTCTCCCACGACTGGAGAGCTTCAACCTCTTGTTAGCACCAGCTTTATTACTTTAGGACATGAACTCATTCATGCGCTTCATTACATACAAAATCCTCTCCTTTTTTCCGCTTATGTGAACGCAGAACCTCTCCAAAACTCACGTTTTCATAATTTGGAAGAAGAAGAGACAATTACAACGCATTTGATCTCTCCTTTCAACTCGAATTTTGAAGAAATAAATTTTGAAGAAATAACTAGACTGGAAGAAAATGGTACTTTACAAGAACATATTTTTTTTACGGAAAATTCTTTACGGTCGGTTTTTGGTTTTCCTCTTCGTTTTGATCACCATATTTTACCTTCGCTAGAACTTATAAATAATCAATATCCAAGGTCAGAGGCCCGAAAGTTATATTTTGATTTTCTTATTCAAGCAGGAGTATTGGAACAAGTAAAGAAATGGGTCGATTGTACTCATGAAAATTTAAATTTGAAAATTATCGATAGGTATCCGATCGATATTGCGATTCAAGCCAGATCTTTAGAAGTTATCGATTACTTGCTAGGAAAAATAGAAACCCAAGGAGTTTTAAATTCATTTATTAAAAGCCAAGATATTCCTTTTATCAGTTTCATAATTGCAAAATATAAATTTAATGTAAATGAAGTCGATAAAAGCGGCTTGACCCCTCTTCAAACAGCCTTCTGTTGTTCAAAAAAAAATATACTTCCCATGGTTAAATTTCTTATTAGCCAAGGAGCAAATGATTTATCGCGAATCGACCAAGCGTTGAATATTTTAAATCTTGTTTTTACAAAAGATGATCGAGAGCTCATTTTGTATGTTTGGAATCAGACCTATATAAATTGGTCCGAACAAATAGATGGACTAAAATCTGATTTTTTGTTTAAAGCTGTTTCTGAAAGCTCTTTTTCAGGAGTGGAATTTTTAATGGATCAATATCCAGAGCTTTGTCTTTATTCAACAATCAATCAAAAACAAGAATTGCCGATTCAATCAATTCTTTCAGAAAAAAGACCATATTATGATTTCTTACCGATTTTTAAATTTCTTTATGAAAAAATGAATCAAGATCCACGCTTTGACTCTATTAAACAAACTCTTTTATTTTCCTCAATTGTCTATAAGAAATCAGCGATCGTTGAGTTTTTATTTGATCAAAATATTTTTTCAACCCTAGATATTCAAGCAATCCAGTATCAATTTAAAAGTGGAAAAAGACCTAGCGAGATGCCCGCTTATCGGGTCTCACAAGTACTGCTTTTACTTTCCGACTATGAACAAAAAATACAAAAAATCGCAGATACTCTTTCTATCACTTCCGACCAAATCAAAGAAAAACCAGAAAAAACTTTTAATCAAAATCAAGAGCTTATCACCTCTTTTCATTCTCATCAAAAAGTTGCTCAATACGCTCTCAATTTTTTTAATTTCAAGCAAATATGACATTATTTTAATAAACCAAACCGAGAACCTTAATAACTACTAATGCAAAGAAAAAAATAATGTAAGTTTATCAAATCTTAGGTAATGCTAAGAGACTGTCGTCGAATTAAATTAATTTACTTATTTGTTTAAGCATAAGTCTGGTCATAGCAAGATAAATCATATTTTCGATAGTTGTGGCGTATTGCTCAAAATCCTGGCTTAAACGTCTAAATTTACCCAGCCATGCAAAAGTTCTCTCAATTATCCATCTCTTTGGCAAGGCTTTAAAACTTTTATCATTTCGCTTAACAATCTCAATTCGACAGCCAAATTCTTTTATCTCTTCTTCTAGATTCTCACTTATATAGCCTGCATCCAGGTAAATAAGAGAGGGGGGGCTGCCTATTATTTAATTTTATTTTAGACATCTTGACTCTCAAGCCATCTCTATCATTGCAATTAGCAGCCGATATAGCAACTTCTATGACTAATCCAAAGTGATCAACCAATAGATGTCTTTTCCGACCCTTAACCTTCTTGCCCCCGTCAAATCCGCATAGCCCTTTTTTTCTGTTGTTTTAACGCTTTGACTATCAGCAATTGCTACACTAGCTTCCCTATTTTTCCCTAGCAGTTGTCTAAGACTTCTCCTTAAATGATGATGGATGCTTTCAAAAACGTTTTTTTCTTTCCATCTCCTGTATTGCGAGTCGACCGCTTTCCAAGGAGGAAAATCATGAGGTAAATCCCTCCATGTACACCCTGTTTTTAGTACATAAAATATTGCATCGAACATTCGCCTTCTTGAGTATTTGGGCTTTTTACCCGCCCCTCTTCTTGCTTGTGGTAATAAGGATTCGATGACTTCCCATTCTTTATCTGTCAGATCTGTTGGATAAGGTTTATATGTCATTTTTAGACCCTTTTAGGTCTATAATATAGCTAAAAGTTTAATTCGACGACAGTCTCTAAACAGGTAAGGCTCTTAATTGCCTATTATAGTCACAAATAAAATACTTTATTAATCCAATATGATTGGCTAACTTCTTAGAAAAAAGAGAGAATTTTTCTTACAAGCCGTGAACATCTCTGTCTGAGTGTACAATTAAATCTTTCAATGTCGCTCGTCTGACCAGATTATTTGCTAACTGGATGGTGTTGACTCCAAAGAATGGTCTCATAGTAGACATTAAACTTATCTGTGAAATATGGCTTTTTTAAT
Proteins encoded:
- a CDS encoding M91 family zinc metallopeptidase — encoded protein: MNPLSNNTDLKHHFYGLEPLNKEDNFSEKIKAENLGSQLFSSFDRTSNSLKKDRIQKLGATEQPVSNTDNNDQMKAGKNQLQEIVFKSIQDPSHLFFGTDLIVFKNEYKGLMPLNGIKENELHRIVLLHQQIIQQQTPCLIETSNKKEIGEMLKLLMTRKLGRALIDQIIPSYKNENKNLVIKLTSDSGSRFLYRDTTPTIEINENDPHSIMRSPTTGELQPLVSTSFITLGHELIHALHYIQNPLLFSAYVNAEPLQNSRFHNLEEEETITTHLISPFNSNFEEINFEEITRLEENGTLQEHIFFTENSLRSVFGFPLRFDHHILPSLELINNQYPRSEARKLYFDFLIQAGVLEQVKKWVDCTHENLNLKIIDRYPIDIAIQARSLEVIDYLLGKIETQGVLNSFIKSQDIPFISFIIAKYKFNVNEVDKSGLTPLQTAFCCSKKNILPMVKFLISQGANDLSRIDQALNILNLVFTKDDRELILYVWNQTYINWSEQIDGLKSDFLFKAVSESSFSGVEFLMDQYPELCLYSTINQKQELPIQSILSEKRPYYDFLPIFKFLYEKMNQDPRFDSIKQTLLFSSIVYKKSAIVEFLFDQNIFSTLDIQAIQYQFKSGKRPSEMPAYRVSQVLLLLSDYEQKIQKIADTLSITSDQIKEKPEKTFNQNQELITSFHSHQKVAQYALNFFNFKQI
- a CDS encoding transposase; amino-acid sequence: MIGSPPSLIYLDAGYISENLEEEIKEFGCRIEIVKRNDKSFKALPKRWIIERTFAWLGKFRRLSQDFEQYATTIENMIYLAMTRLMLKQISKLI
- a CDS encoding IS5 family transposase; the protein is MTYKPYPTDLTDKEWEVIESLLPQARRGAGKKPKYSRRRMFDAIFYVLKTGCTWRDLPHDFPPWKAVDSQYRRWKEKNVFESIHHHLRRSLRQLLGKNREASVAIADSQSVKTTEKKGYADLTGARRLRVGKDIYWLITLD